A genomic region of Deltaproteobacteria bacterium contains the following coding sequences:
- a CDS encoding SDR family NAD(P)-dependent oxidoreductase encodes MLEGKVAIVTGGAAGLGRCHALELARLGARVVVNDIGAKADGSGRDESAARAVCEEIRAAGGEAVPHFGDVADWNASKAMFDTALQTFGDANIVVCNAGFLRDATLFNMSEADFDAVIRVHLKGHFCTMRHATALWRERAKAGAGVYGRLITTSSESALFAPPGQPNYSAAKAGIVALTMGAAQLMLKYGITANVIMPRARTRMNDAGPLAAMFQKPEEGFDTFAPENVSPLVGWLASPLAARVSGQVFVIWAKDVTVASHPRLDTKFHSPERWTVASLAEQLGPHFEKLEPVKDGFTVPAI; translated from the coding sequence ATGCTCGAGGGGAAGGTTGCGATCGTGACCGGGGGAGCCGCGGGGCTCGGGCGTTGTCATGCGCTCGAGCTGGCGCGGCTCGGGGCGCGGGTGGTGGTGAACGACATCGGCGCCAAGGCCGACGGCAGCGGGCGCGACGAGAGCGCGGCGCGCGCGGTCTGCGAGGAGATCCGCGCGGCGGGCGGCGAGGCGGTGCCGCACTTCGGCGACGTCGCGGACTGGAACGCCTCGAAGGCGATGTTCGACACGGCGCTCCAGACCTTCGGCGACGCCAACATCGTGGTCTGCAACGCCGGCTTCCTGCGCGACGCGACGCTCTTCAACATGAGCGAGGCGGACTTCGACGCGGTGATCCGCGTGCACCTGAAGGGCCACTTCTGCACCATGCGCCACGCCACCGCGCTCTGGCGCGAGCGCGCCAAGGCCGGCGCCGGCGTCTACGGGCGCCTGATCACGACCTCGTCGGAGTCCGCGCTCTTCGCGCCGCCCGGCCAGCCCAACTACTCGGCCGCGAAGGCCGGCATCGTCGCCCTGACGATGGGGGCGGCGCAGCTGATGCTGAAGTACGGCATCACCGCCAACGTGATCATGCCGCGCGCCCGCACGCGCATGAACGACGCCGGCCCGCTGGCCGCGATGTTCCAGAAGCCCGAGGAGGGCTTCGACACCTTCGCGCCCGAGAACGTCTCGCCGCTGGTCGGCTGGCTCGCGTCACCACTCGCGGCGCGCGTCTCCGGGCAGGTCTTCGTGATCTGGGCCAAGGACGTGACGGTGGCGTCGCACCCCCGGCTCGACACGAAGTTCCACAGCCCCGAGCGCTGGACGGTCGCGAGCCTCGCGGAGCAGCTCGGCCCGCACTTCGAGAAGCTCGAGCCGGTGAAGGACGGCTTCACGGTTCCGGCGATCTGA
- a CDS encoding steroid 3-ketoacyl-CoA thiolase, producing MREAVIVEALRTPIARGKMGKGDLSGLHSTQLLAKVQFALCEKAGIDPGDVEQVIGGCVTQAGEQSNNIARNAWLSAGKSFTAGATTVDTQCGSSQQANHLVRALVTAGSIDIGVACGIEMMSHVGLGANVIHGPGFFQTPNWPWDQAPSQFEAAERIAKNRGITREDVDRFALASQEKAAQAVAEGRFDREILPVEAPVLDDAGAPSGKTRVVTRDQGLRPTTLEGLAALAPVLPTGMHTAGNSSQISDGASGVLWMSAEKARALGLRPRARIVQDVVVGTDPYYLLDGPIDATEALFRKTGMKMSDIDLFEVNEAFAAVVLSWAQVTGVDMAKVNVNGGAIALGHPVGATGSRLLVTALHELERRNASTALVTMCCGAAVGTGTIIERL from the coding sequence ATGCGAGAAGCCGTCATCGTCGAAGCGCTCCGCACCCCGATCGCCCGCGGCAAGATGGGCAAGGGCGACCTGTCGGGCCTGCACTCGACGCAGCTGCTCGCGAAGGTGCAGTTCGCGCTGTGCGAGAAGGCCGGCATCGACCCCGGCGACGTCGAGCAGGTGATCGGCGGCTGCGTGACCCAGGCCGGCGAGCAGTCGAACAACATCGCGCGCAACGCCTGGCTGTCGGCCGGGAAGTCCTTCACGGCCGGCGCCACGACGGTCGACACCCAGTGCGGCTCGAGCCAGCAGGCCAACCACCTGGTGCGCGCGCTGGTCACCGCGGGCTCGATCGACATCGGCGTCGCGTGCGGGATCGAGATGATGAGCCACGTCGGGCTCGGGGCGAACGTGATCCACGGCCCCGGCTTCTTCCAGACCCCCAACTGGCCCTGGGACCAGGCGCCTTCGCAGTTCGAGGCGGCCGAGCGGATCGCGAAGAACCGCGGCATCACGCGCGAGGACGTGGACCGCTTCGCGCTCGCCTCGCAGGAGAAGGCCGCCCAGGCGGTCGCCGAAGGCCGCTTCGACCGCGAGATCCTGCCGGTCGAGGCGCCGGTGCTCGACGACGCCGGCGCGCCGAGCGGGAAGACCCGCGTCGTCACCCGCGACCAGGGGCTGCGCCCGACCACCCTCGAGGGCCTGGCGGCGCTCGCACCCGTCCTGCCGACGGGGATGCACACGGCGGGCAACTCGTCGCAGATCAGCGACGGTGCCTCCGGCGTGCTGTGGATGAGCGCCGAGAAGGCCCGGGCCCTCGGCCTGCGTCCGCGCGCGCGCATCGTGCAGGACGTGGTGGTCGGCACCGACCCCTACTACCTGCTCGACGGCCCGATCGACGCGACCGAGGCGCTGTTCCGCAAGACGGGCATGAAGATGAGCGACATCGACCTCTTCGAGGTCAACGAGGCCTTCGCGGCCGTCGTCCTCTCCTGGGCCCAGGTGACGGGCGTCGACATGGCCAAGGTGAACGTGAACGGCGGCGCGATCGCGCTCGGCCACCCGGTCGGCGCCACCGGCTCGCGCCTGCTCGTGACCGCCCTCCACGAGCTCGAGCGCCGCAACGCCAGCACCGCGCTCGTCACCATGTGCTGCGGCGCCGCCGTCGGCACCGGCACCATCATCGAGAGGCTTTGA